From Mucilaginibacter rubeus, a single genomic window includes:
- a CDS encoding ABC transporter ATP-binding protein, translating to MNVLISYLKKHRWIVVFALFLAAMNIGFSLLDPWITGRIVDRVIEQRTSLHYDEYLNKVLLLVGAAIGVAMVSRIAKNFQDYFTNIITQKVGAEMYADGLKHSLELPYQVFEDQRSGETLGILQKVRLDCEKFITSFISILFVSLIGMVFVIVYSVSVSYKVTLVYFAAIPIITFVSMAMSRRIKKIQKTIVAETTALAGSTTESLRNIELVKSLGLAKQEIARLNNTTYKILDLELMKVKYVRSMSFVQGTTVNFVRSVMVVVLLMLIFKGTISPGQYFSFLFYSFFLFNPLQELGNVILSWREAEVSLGNFNRILSIPIDKKPEKPVLLEKVDTLTFNDVSFKHLTANRNALNHISFETNSGETIAFVGPSGSGKTTLVKLLVGLYQPLQGDILYNGTLSKEIDLDQLREKIGFVTQDTQLFSGTIRENLQFVRPNATDEECMDVLQRAACQTLLARADKGLSTVIGEGGVKVSGGEKQRLSIARALLRRPDILVFDEATSSLDSITEEEITETIRNVSERENHITILIAHRLSTIMHADSIYVLEKGRIIEGGKHADLIAQKGLYYAMWRQQIGEKDTADALD from the coding sequence ATGAATGTATTAATCTCTTACTTAAAAAAACACCGCTGGATTGTAGTATTTGCACTTTTCCTGGCGGCAATGAATATAGGCTTTTCGCTGTTGGATCCATGGATAACCGGTCGTATTGTTGACCGTGTTATTGAGCAACGCACATCTCTCCACTATGACGAATATTTGAACAAAGTATTATTACTTGTTGGGGCGGCCATAGGTGTTGCTATGGTATCGCGGATAGCAAAAAACTTCCAGGATTATTTTACCAATATCATCACCCAAAAAGTGGGTGCCGAAATGTATGCAGACGGTTTAAAACACTCGCTTGAATTACCATACCAGGTATTTGAAGACCAGCGCAGCGGCGAAACCCTGGGCATACTGCAAAAGGTACGCTTGGATTGCGAAAAGTTTATCACCTCTTTTATCAGCATCCTATTTGTTTCGCTCATCGGGATGGTGTTTGTAATTGTTTACTCGGTAAGCGTAAGCTATAAAGTTACGCTGGTGTATTTCGCGGCAATACCTATCATCACATTTGTGAGTATGGCTATGAGCCGCAGGATCAAAAAAATCCAGAAGACCATCGTAGCCGAAACAACTGCCCTTGCAGGTTCAACAACCGAATCATTAAGGAATATCGAGTTGGTGAAAAGTTTAGGTTTGGCCAAACAGGAAATAGCCCGGTTAAACAATACCACCTATAAAATCCTCGACCTGGAACTGATGAAAGTGAAGTACGTGCGCAGTATGAGCTTTGTGCAAGGTACTACGGTAAACTTTGTGCGCAGCGTAATGGTAGTGGTTTTGTTAATGCTCATCTTTAAAGGAACTATTTCACCGGGCCAGTATTTCAGCTTTTTATTTTACTCATTCTTTTTATTTAATCCGTTGCAGGAGTTGGGTAACGTGATCCTTTCATGGCGTGAGGCCGAAGTATCACTTGGTAACTTCAACAGGATATTGAGCATCCCAATTGATAAAAAACCGGAAAAGCCGGTATTGCTTGAAAAGGTAGATACTTTAACTTTTAACGATGTTAGCTTTAAACACCTAACTGCAAACCGTAACGCGCTTAATCATATCAGTTTTGAAACTAATTCAGGCGAGACTATTGCGTTTGTAGGCCCTTCGGGTTCAGGTAAAACAACGCTGGTGAAATTACTGGTAGGCTTGTATCAACCTTTGCAGGGGGATATTTTGTATAACGGCACATTAAGTAAAGAAATTGACCTTGATCAGCTTCGCGAAAAAATTGGTTTTGTAACCCAGGATACACAGTTATTTTCAGGCACCATCCGAGAAAACCTGCAATTTGTGCGCCCGAACGCTACCGATGAGGAATGTATGGATGTGTTGCAGCGTGCCGCCTGTCAAACCCTGCTGGCCCGTGCCGATAAAGGTTTAAGTACAGTAATTGGTGAAGGTGGTGTGAAAGTTTCGGGTGGCGAAAAGCAGCGCCTTTCTATAGCACGAGCATTATTGCGCCGGCCGGATATCCTGGTATTTGACGAAGCTACCTCATCGCTTGATTCTATTACCGAAGAGGAGATCACAGAAACTATCCGTAATGTATCCGAAAGGGAAAATCATATTACTATCCTGATAGCCCACCGTTTGTCAACCATTATGCATGCTGATAGTATTTATGTACTGGAAAAAGGCCGCATTATTGAAGGCGGCAAACATGCCGATCTGATAGCCCAAAAAGGTTTGTATTACGCTATGTGGCGTCAACAGATAGGAGAGAAGGACACAGCTGACGCGCTGGATTAA
- a CDS encoding response regulator, with translation MSSPDILYVEDDEDFAFIMQHAVQEVKDGLTVKIIDNGKDALEQLKQLTEARVKPKLILLDLNLPGLSGLDLVKRIREIPFLKYTPVVFFSTSDNPKDVKASLEFGANAYLTKPAGYLNLVNCVESLYNFWFTKNLNVN, from the coding sequence GTGAGTTCGCCCGATATATTATATGTTGAAGATGACGAGGATTTTGCATTCATAATGCAGCATGCCGTACAAGAAGTGAAAGACGGACTTACCGTTAAGATCATTGACAATGGGAAAGATGCGTTGGAACAGCTAAAGCAGCTTACCGAAGCAAGGGTAAAACCGAAACTTATACTGCTTGACCTTAACCTGCCGGGCCTTTCGGGCCTCGATTTGGTGAAACGCATCCGTGAAATCCCGTTTTTAAAATATACGCCGGTTGTATTTTTTTCTACATCCGATAATCCAAAAGATGTCAAAGCATCGCTTGAATTTGGCGCTAATGCTTATTTAACCAAGCCTGCCGGCTATTTAAACCTGGTGAACTGCGTTGAATCACTGTACAATTTTTGGTTCACTAAAAACCTGAATGTCAATTAA
- a CDS encoding biliverdin-producing heme oxygenase: MLHEKIKQATAHLHDQLEQKMFVGQIMNGSLTFEQYQTILTVNYATHLTVEEFLFDGLSDEFRQKLDIGNRVKLPSLLRDLEEINSATGSSPKNTPDFIDLSSDAAILGPMYVLEGATLGGNVIVKRLKTNEHLFPYNLNYHYYQVYGDQLGLKWKQFLEVLNALPETEHEAAIQNAVSLFEYMANTKVATTTVTLVPPEV, encoded by the coding sequence ATGCTTCATGAAAAAATAAAACAAGCTACAGCACATCTGCATGATCAGCTTGAACAAAAAATGTTTGTTGGGCAAATTATGAATGGCTCGCTTACATTTGAACAATATCAAACTATATTGACGGTAAACTATGCTACGCACCTTACAGTAGAAGAGTTTTTATTTGACGGTCTCAGCGATGAATTCCGTCAAAAACTGGATATCGGAAACAGGGTAAAACTACCTTCTCTTCTCCGCGATTTGGAGGAGATCAACTCAGCAACAGGCAGTTCTCCTAAAAATACTCCTGATTTTATTGATCTCAGCAGCGATGCAGCAATCCTTGGTCCAATGTATGTATTGGAGGGGGCCACCCTTGGAGGCAATGTGATCGTAAAACGGCTTAAAACTAATGAGCATTTGTTCCCGTACAATCTGAACTATCATTATTACCAGGTTTACGGAGATCAGCTTGGTTTAAAATGGAAACAATTTTTGGAAGTGCTCAACGCGCTACCTGAAACTGAACACGAAGCCGCGATACAAAATGCAGTAAGCCTATTTGAGTACATGGCAAATACCAAAGTAGCAACTACTACGGTAACGCTTGTGCCGCCGGAGGTATAA
- a CDS encoding sensor histidine kinase, whose product MEASLPLPKPRTGIKTAWIIFWHLFFWTAIISFFVFLARLNDAQLSSKELLVIFLLYPTINISLFYLNYLIYIPNFLNKKQYWKYAAAVLASIVIYGIGKYGVGLIFKDIVLVHQKGHVTGFATYFYSSIFTSLIFVFLSTALKFSTDWFLNERIQRDLENQRLIAELAFLKSQINPHFLFNSLNSIYSLAYQRSETTPEAILKLSEIMRYMLYECNDNKVDLSKELQYLQNYIDLQKIRFGSKAFIDFKVDGNITDQKIEPLLLIAFIENAFKHGVANDINSPIKLLINVADGKLHFYIQNKKHNNNRDAVGGIGLINVQRRLDLLYPDRYSLKIRDEEYTYTCELSIDL is encoded by the coding sequence ATGGAGGCTTCATTACCATTACCAAAACCCAGAACCGGCATTAAAACTGCCTGGATAATTTTTTGGCACCTGTTTTTCTGGACGGCCATTATATCCTTTTTTGTTTTCCTTGCCCGATTAAACGATGCGCAGCTCAGCAGCAAGGAGCTACTGGTGATATTTTTATTATATCCTACCATCAATATCAGTCTGTTTTACCTTAACTATCTCATTTACATACCCAATTTTCTTAATAAAAAACAATACTGGAAATACGCCGCTGCGGTGCTGGCAAGCATTGTGATTTATGGTATAGGTAAATACGGTGTTGGGCTTATATTTAAAGATATTGTACTGGTTCATCAAAAAGGCCATGTAACCGGTTTTGCTACTTATTTTTACAGCAGCATATTTACCAGCCTCATATTTGTGTTTTTGAGCACGGCCTTAAAATTCAGTACCGACTGGTTCCTGAACGAACGGATTCAGCGCGACCTGGAAAACCAGCGATTAATTGCCGAGCTGGCTTTTCTGAAATCGCAGATCAACCCGCATTTTCTGTTCAACTCTTTAAATAGCATTTACTCACTGGCCTATCAGCGTTCAGAAACCACCCCGGAGGCCATTTTAAAGCTTTCGGAAATTATGCGTTATATGCTCTATGAGTGTAACGATAATAAAGTTGATCTGAGTAAAGAACTTCAATACCTGCAAAACTATATCGACCTGCAAAAGATCCGCTTTGGCAGCAAGGCTTTTATTGATTTTAAGGTTGATGGCAACATTACCGATCAGAAAATAGAGCCACTGTTGCTCATCGCCTTTATTGAAAATGCTTTTAAACACGGCGTTGCCAATGATATTAACTCGCCAATTAAACTGCTTATCAACGTGGCCGATGGCAAACTTCATTTCTACATTCAAAACAAAAAACACAACAATAACCGCGACGCGGTGGGCGGGATTGGTTTAATAAATGTACAACGACGGCTCGATTTGCTTTATCCTGACAGGTATTCCTTAAAAATCAGAGATGAAGAATATACCTACACTTGCGAATTATCAATAGATTTATAG
- the frr gene encoding ribosome recycling factor: MSELIKKQVNDAKALMDKAIDHADSELNKIRAGKASPSLLDDIRVDYYGTPTPLSQIGSVNTPDARTIVVQPWEKSLLNPIEKAIKEANLGVNPQNDGIIIRINVPPLTEERRRDLVKKAKAEAETGKVAVRNIRKDANEKIKKLKSEGVSEDEIKTGEAEVQKLTDAYIAKVDQLSEAKEKDIMTV; this comes from the coding sequence ATGAGCGAACTCATTAAAAAACAAGTGAACGATGCAAAGGCTTTAATGGATAAAGCCATTGACCATGCAGATAGCGAATTAAATAAAATACGTGCAGGTAAGGCAAGCCCTTCATTACTTGACGATATCAGGGTTGATTACTATGGTACCCCAACACCATTAAGCCAGATAGGCAGCGTTAACACCCCTGATGCCCGTACCATTGTTGTTCAGCCTTGGGAAAAATCATTGTTAAACCCTATCGAAAAGGCTATTAAAGAAGCTAACTTAGGTGTTAACCCACAAAACGACGGTATCATAATCCGTATCAATGTACCGCCACTTACTGAAGAGCGTCGTCGTGACCTGGTTAAGAAAGCAAAAGCCGAAGCTGAAACCGGTAAGGTAGCTGTTCGTAACATCCGTAAAGATGCTAACGAGAAGATCAAAAAATTAAAATCAGAAGGTGTTTCTGAAGACGAAATAAAAACAGGCGAAGCTGAAGTTCAAAAACTTACCGATGCTTACATCGCTAAAGTTGATCAACTTTCAGAAGCTAAAGAGAAAGATATCATGACGGTTTAA
- the cdaA gene encoding diadenylate cyclase CdaA — translation MQSLQSLFPKIGFFSILDVLLVALIIYQLYNLIRGTIAANIFIGFAVIFALNFVVKALDMKLLTIILGKFVDVGIIAIIVVFQQEVRRFLLLVGKNASLQRNKAWWQYFFGKSEVEKNNYARIKPIIDACKSLKQTRTGALIVFAKYYDEQFYQNSCEVVEAKISKRLLESIFQKTSPLHDGAVVISENKIKSASCILPLTEKTDLPAQFGLRHRAGIGVTEANEATAIIVSEETGEISYAKQGRVKMNISFAELEKVLNKDF, via the coding sequence ATGCAGTCCTTACAATCCCTCTTCCCTAAAATAGGTTTCTTCTCCATTCTTGATGTATTGCTGGTGGCATTGATCATTTACCAGTTATATAACCTTATCAGAGGCACCATCGCGGCCAATATCTTCATCGGTTTCGCGGTGATATTTGCTTTGAATTTTGTGGTGAAAGCTTTGGACATGAAGCTGCTTACTATTATACTGGGTAAGTTTGTTGATGTGGGGATCATTGCTATCATTGTAGTGTTTCAGCAGGAAGTGAGGCGGTTTTTATTGTTGGTAGGTAAAAATGCTTCTTTACAACGCAATAAGGCCTGGTGGCAATATTTCTTCGGAAAATCTGAAGTAGAGAAAAATAATTATGCCCGTATTAAACCAATAATTGATGCCTGCAAAAGCCTGAAGCAAACCCGTACAGGAGCGCTTATTGTTTTCGCTAAATATTATGACGAACAGTTTTACCAAAACAGCTGCGAGGTTGTGGAGGCTAAAATATCAAAACGTTTGCTGGAAAGCATTTTTCAAAAAACCAGTCCGCTGCACGATGGCGCCGTGGTGATCTCGGAGAATAAGATTAAATCGGCAAGCTGTATTTTGCCGCTTACCGAAAAAACAGATCTGCCGGCACAGTTCGGTCTGCGTCACAGGGCAGGCATTGGTGTAACCGAGGCAAATGAGGCAACGGCAATCATTGTATCTGAAGAAACCGGCGAGATTTCTTATGCCAAACAGGGGCGGGTTAAAATGAATATCAGCTTCGCGGAACTGGAAAAAGTTTTGAATAAGGATTTTTAA
- a CDS encoding sterol desaturase family protein, which yields MWRKRAYWYAKIQQRYPENKHILREIVYSFFTILIFGAVIMLVIFASKQHLTRIYPSISDKGYAYYFLSIGLMILMHDTYFYWTHRAMHWKPLFKLMHKTHHLSTNPTPFAAYAFHPLEAVVEIGIVPLIAFTIPYHGTALTVFSLYSLLLNVTGHLGYELFPQGFTTHKLFKWHNTSTHHNMHHRLVKCNYGLYFNIWDRLMGTNHPDYEKSFDQIVEKRKKAKGKEGIALLPDELATE from the coding sequence GTGTGGCGCAAAAGGGCATATTGGTATGCGAAGATTCAGCAGCGTTATCCCGAAAATAAGCACATCCTTAGAGAAATAGTTTATTCCTTTTTTACGATACTGATATTCGGCGCTGTGATCATGCTGGTGATCTTCGCCAGTAAGCAGCATTTAACAAGGATCTACCCAAGCATCAGCGATAAAGGATACGCTTATTATTTTTTGAGTATCGGGCTGATGATCCTGATGCATGATACCTATTTTTACTGGACCCATCGCGCTATGCATTGGAAGCCCTTGTTTAAGCTGATGCACAAAACGCACCATTTATCTACCAATCCAACACCATTTGCCGCTTATGCTTTTCATCCGCTGGAGGCTGTTGTAGAAATAGGTATAGTGCCACTTATTGCTTTTACCATTCCTTATCACGGCACCGCGCTCACTGTATTTTCATTGTATTCGTTATTGCTAAACGTGACCGGGCATTTAGGATATGAACTTTTCCCCCAAGGTTTTACTACGCACAAGTTGTTCAAATGGCATAATACGTCAACCCACCATAATATGCACCACCGCCTGGTGAAGTGTAATTACGGCCTGTATTTCAATATCTGGGACAGACTGATGGGCACCAACCACCCCGATTACGAAAAGAGTTTTGATCAAATAGTAGAGAAAAGGAAAAAAGCGAAGGGTAAGGAAGGCATTGCTTTATTGCCTGACGAGCTGGCTACGGAGTAA
- a CDS encoding ATP-binding protein, with protein sequence MSYQVDLTNCDREPIHIPGKIQSHGFLIAVNSKSYNISYISQNIESYTGVNATGLLGKNITELEEQLAIASDTASLQQLLNLAKGSKSSDTINPLAIDVKGSNYNLIISHSVNDLVLEFEPTKSDLGYDIQKTIGRSVAEILSGKNLSILLQNAAFEIKKIINYDRVMIYKFNEDGHGEVTAEVKNDDLEPFLGLHYPASDIPKQARELYKINLTRIIADVNSDSSAIITYEEGAAPLDLTHSVLRAVSPIHIQYLKNMGVGSSFSISLIAHGELWGLIACHNYSPRFIDYKSRDASKLIGQILSSALEYRQDEEDSAKLHELGEAANTIADYIKKDTDFTFALTRNKVTIKDVTTATGAALIYDGEINTIGQTPTEGQIADIVEWLKVNMVDTIYSTYRFPEIFPAAKDYSDVATGILSCSLSRELGEMIIWFKPEQVKSITWAGNPEKPVEETADGLLQLSPRKSFDSWTQIVKNTSEKWKHDEITAVLKVREDVIYAINRKANEIRILNERLQLAYDELDTFSYTISHDLRTPLSSIKNYSELLLASNKSLDEPAKKMLDRIIKGTDKMHMLIKEILHYSRVGRAEIETTPIDMGLLLNEIKREVLSALNPENIEFTIGETPSIQGDSVMITQVFTNLINNAVKYSSKSTPSKVKVEGIVRNSEIVYSVSDNGVGIDVNYYNRVFELFKRMDNALEFEGTGVGLAIVKRIVEKHKARIWFESKLGFGTVFYISFKIS encoded by the coding sequence ATGAGTTACCAGGTAGACCTGACCAATTGCGACAGAGAACCCATCCACATCCCCGGAAAAATTCAATCGCACGGTTTTTTGATCGCTGTGAACAGCAAGTCGTACAACATTTCCTATATCAGCCAAAATATTGAAAGCTATACCGGTGTCAATGCCACCGGGTTATTAGGTAAAAATATTACTGAGCTTGAAGAGCAATTAGCTATAGCGAGCGATACCGCATCATTACAGCAGTTGTTAAACCTGGCAAAAGGCTCAAAAAGTTCCGACACCATCAACCCATTGGCTATTGATGTAAAGGGAAGTAATTACAACCTTATCATCAGCCATTCGGTAAATGACCTGGTGCTGGAGTTTGAGCCAACCAAATCAGATCTTGGTTATGATATTCAGAAAACCATTGGCCGTTCGGTAGCCGAGATCCTGAGTGGTAAAAACTTATCCATACTGCTGCAAAACGCGGCATTCGAAATAAAAAAGATCATCAATTACGACAGGGTGATGATCTATAAATTTAATGAAGACGGCCATGGCGAGGTTACTGCCGAAGTAAAGAACGATGACCTGGAACCATTTTTAGGTTTACATTACCCGGCATCGGATATCCCCAAACAGGCCCGCGAGCTTTATAAGATCAATCTTACCCGTATCATAGCCGATGTAAATTCAGACAGCTCGGCTATTATTACTTACGAGGAAGGGGCAGCACCGCTTGATCTTACCCATTCGGTATTGAGGGCAGTGTCGCCTATCCATATCCAGTATTTAAAAAACATGGGCGTCGGGTCGAGCTTTAGTATCTCGCTTATCGCTCATGGTGAACTTTGGGGGCTCATCGCCTGCCATAATTATTCGCCAAGGTTTATCGACTATAAATCGCGCGATGCCTCTAAACTGATAGGCCAGATCCTCTCGTCGGCATTGGAGTACCGGCAGGACGAGGAAGATTCGGCAAAACTTCATGAACTGGGCGAGGCTGCCAACACCATTGCCGATTATATTAAAAAGGATACTGATTTTACTTTCGCGTTAACCCGCAATAAAGTCACGATAAAAGATGTTACTACCGCCACAGGGGCGGCACTGATATATGACGGCGAAATAAACACCATTGGACAAACACCTACAGAAGGGCAAATTGCCGATATAGTTGAATGGCTTAAGGTAAATATGGTGGATACTATTTATAGTACTTACCGTTTTCCTGAAATATTCCCGGCGGCAAAAGATTACAGCGATGTTGCCACTGGCATTTTATCCTGCAGCCTGTCGCGCGAACTTGGCGAAATGATAATCTGGTTTAAACCAGAACAGGTAAAATCTATCACATGGGCGGGCAATCCCGAAAAACCGGTTGAGGAAACCGCCGATGGTCTGTTACAACTTTCGCCGCGAAAATCATTTGACAGCTGGACTCAAATTGTTAAAAACACGTCCGAAAAGTGGAAACATGACGAGATCACCGCGGTTTTAAAAGTACGGGAAGATGTTATTTATGCCATCAACCGCAAAGCCAATGAAATCAGGATTCTGAATGAGCGCCTGCAATTGGCCTATGACGAGCTGGATACTTTTAGCTATACCATATCACATGACCTGCGCACCCCGCTGTCATCCATAAAAAACTATTCGGAGCTTTTACTGGCGAGCAATAAAAGTCTGGATGAACCGGCTAAGAAAATGCTCGACAGGATCATTAAGGGTACCGATAAAATGCACATGCTCATTAAAGAGATATTGCATTATTCGCGCGTGGGCCGTGCCGAAATAGAGACAACGCCAATTGACATGGGCCTGTTACTAAATGAAATTAAAAGGGAGGTACTATCGGCCCTTAATCCCGAAAATATTGAATTTACCATTGGTGAAACACCATCCATTCAAGGCGACAGCGTGATGATAACCCAGGTTTTTACTAACCTGATTAACAATGCTGTTAAATACTCTTCAAAATCAACACCATCAAAAGTTAAGGTTGAGGGGATAGTCAGGAACAGCGAGATCGTTTATTCGGTATCTGATAATGGCGTTGGTATCGACGTAAATTATTATAACCGTGTATTTGAACTATTTAAACGCATGGATAATGCTCTGGAATTTGAGGGCACCGGCGTTGGCCTTGCCATTGTAAAACGTATTGTTGAAAAACACAAAGCGCGTATTTGGTTTGAGAGCAAGTTAGGATTTGGCACGGTTTTTTATATATCTTTTAAAATTAGTTAG
- a CDS encoding DUF1080 domain-containing protein, producing the protein MTYLKNLFTALLLAISAIPAIAQTDPKATEVWDPEPEVVLPGVGNKAPSDAIILFDGKNLDKWTDQKGNKPGWIVKDGIATVKPGSGSIITKQNFADCQLHIEWRTPAVVKGEGQERGNSGVIMQSHYELQILDSYKNRTYSNGQAGSIYKQYVPQVNASLKPGEWQKYDIIYTAPRFNIDSSVKTPAYITVLHNGVLVQNHVAIKGTVAHVGQPKYQKHPFALPLLIQEHEFPVSFRNIWIRELGVQKLLNGKDKKGWYTYLDTLGKDNDIHNNFAIENGMVHVMGKYFGYLATQKSYDNYYLKVVFKWGTKQYHPREKGARDAGILYHFGEEDKDVVWPRSIECQIQEGDCGDIWCVQHTSVVTPNKSAIEWDQQRVYRTANFENPRGEWNTIEIICNGNQIEHYVNGHLVNWGVASLSHGRILLQSEGAEIWYKSVELTPL; encoded by the coding sequence ATGACCTATCTGAAAAATTTGTTTACAGCCCTGCTTTTAGCGATATCGGCCATTCCAGCTATCGCACAAACCGATCCAAAGGCAACCGAAGTTTGGGACCCGGAACCCGAAGTAGTTTTACCGGGTGTTGGCAACAAGGCCCCATCAGATGCCATTATTTTATTTGATGGCAAAAACCTTGATAAGTGGACAGATCAGAAAGGTAATAAGCCGGGCTGGATTGTAAAAGACGGCATTGCAACCGTTAAACCAGGCAGCGGCTCCATCATTACCAAACAAAACTTTGCCGATTGCCAGCTGCATATCGAATGGCGCACACCCGCCGTTGTTAAAGGCGAAGGTCAGGAACGCGGCAACAGCGGTGTAATTATGCAAAGCCATTACGAATTGCAAATCCTGGACAGCTATAAAAACCGTACCTATTCAAACGGACAGGCCGGTTCTATTTATAAACAATACGTACCACAGGTAAATGCTTCGCTTAAACCGGGCGAGTGGCAAAAGTATGATATCATTTATACAGCCCCGCGCTTTAATATTGACAGCTCGGTAAAAACACCTGCTTATATTACGGTACTGCACAATGGCGTATTGGTGCAAAACCACGTAGCTATAAAAGGCACTGTGGCACATGTGGGCCAGCCAAAATATCAAAAACATCCCTTCGCCTTACCATTGTTAATACAGGAGCATGAGTTTCCGGTATCATTCCGTAATATCTGGATCAGGGAGCTTGGTGTTCAAAAGTTGTTGAACGGTAAGGATAAAAAAGGCTGGTATACCTATCTGGATACTTTGGGCAAGGATAACGACATACATAATAACTTTGCTATTGAAAACGGCATGGTGCATGTTATGGGTAAATACTTTGGTTACCTGGCCACCCAAAAATCGTACGATAATTATTACCTGAAAGTGGTATTTAAATGGGGGACCAAACAATACCACCCACGCGAAAAGGGAGCCCGTGACGCGGGTATTTTATACCATTTTGGCGAAGAGGATAAAGATGTGGTATGGCCACGATCAATAGAATGCCAGATCCAGGAGGGCGATTGCGGCGATATCTGGTGCGTACAACACACCAGCGTTGTTACGCCAAATAAATCGGCTATTGAGTGGGACCAACAGCGCGTTTACCGAACCGCCAATTTTGAAAACCCACGGGGCGAGTGGAACACTATTGAAATTATTTGTAACGGCAATCAGATTGAGCACTATGTTAACGGGCACCTGGTAAACTGGGGAGTAGCCTCTTTATCGCATGGCCGCATCCTTTTACAATCTGAAGGGGCCGAAATCTGGTATAAATCTGTTGAATTGACGCCGTTATAA
- a CDS encoding response regulator, which produces MKKILVIEDDADIADIMGIALCDKYEVEVKRDGYEVVAQIERFAPDLILLDNYIGQRQAREIIKEIREVDDHRTIPFVLFSGHENIIQLAENLNATSYLAKPFALDDLYKCIDNILAA; this is translated from the coding sequence TTGAAAAAAATATTAGTTATTGAGGATGATGCCGATATAGCCGACATCATGGGAATTGCCTTATGCGACAAATATGAAGTTGAGGTAAAACGCGACGGCTATGAAGTTGTAGCACAAATAGAACGCTTTGCGCCGGATTTGATTTTACTTGATAACTATATAGGACAACGGCAGGCCCGGGAAATCATCAAAGAGATCCGCGAGGTTGATGACCACAGAACTATACCCTTTGTATTATTTTCAGGCCATGAAAACATTATTCAACTGGCTGAAAATCTAAACGCTACATCTTACCTCGCTAAACCCTTTGCACTTGACGATCTTTATAAGTGCATTGATAATATTTTAGCGGCGTAA
- a CDS encoding LytR/AlgR family response regulator transcription factor, translating to MIRCLVVDDEPLALHILEDYISKMPFLQLVKATTNPIEALTMVQAAEADLVFLDVQMPELTGIQFLKIANGKAKVILTTAYPQYALEGYELDVVDYLLKPIAFDRFFKSVQKAQGIIQPVQAKPQQVVVQAEPVQQDDFSTDFIFVKTEHKIQKVYLHDIMFIEGLKDYISIFTSAERIITLQGMKKMEDALPEKHFVRVHKSYIVALNKIDSIERSRIQIGDKIIPVGDTYRDEFFRMIENKNI from the coding sequence ATGATCAGATGTTTGGTAGTTGACGATGAGCCTTTGGCGCTGCATATTTTGGAAGATTATATATCCAAAATGCCTTTTTTGCAATTGGTTAAAGCCACAACCAACCCTATCGAGGCGCTTACCATGGTGCAGGCCGCCGAAGCTGATCTGGTATTTTTAGATGTGCAGATGCCCGAACTTACCGGCATCCAGTTTTTAAAAATTGCCAACGGCAAAGCCAAGGTCATTTTAACCACAGCTTATCCGCAATACGCGCTTGAAGGCTATGAGCTTGATGTGGTTGATTACCTGCTGAAACCTATCGCGTTTGATCGCTTTTTCAAATCGGTACAAAAAGCTCAAGGCATTATTCAGCCGGTGCAGGCCAAACCACAACAGGTGGTTGTACAGGCCGAACCTGTGCAGCAGGATGACTTTTCGACGGATTTCATCTTTGTAAAAACCGAGCATAAAATTCAGAAGGTTTACCTGCACGATATCATGTTCATAGAAGGTTTAAAAGATTACATCAGCATTTTTACCTCTGCCGAGCGGATCATTACCCTGCAAGGCATGAAGAAAATGGAAGATGCCCTGCCCGAAAAACATTTTGTACGCGTACATAAATCGTACATTGTTGCCCTCAATAAAATAGATAGCATTGAAAGAAGCCGCATCCAGATAGGCGATAAGATCATCCCCGTAGGCGATACCTATCGCGACGAGTTTTTCAGGATGATTGAGAATAAGAATATTTAG